The Archocentrus centrarchus isolate MPI-CPG fArcCen1 chromosome 7, fArcCen1, whole genome shotgun sequence genome window below encodes:
- the uxt gene encoding protein UXT, translating to MSAPDSANAKANVDQKVQQYETFISEVLKRDLQKVVEQRDQVYEKISQYLQLKNTIQSLQEAGSQQLKTDVDLGCNFYVQAEVEDPSRIFVAVGYGFFVEMTHDEALRFIDKKTSQLTAFTEQLTKDSAKIKANIRMVLEGLRELQGLTDLPESRRRDVF from the exons ATGTCTGCTCCCGACAGTGCTAATGCTAAAGCTAACGTGGACCAGAAGGTCCAGCAATATGAAACATTCATCAGCGAAGTCCTGAAGAGAGACTTACA GAAGGTGGTGGAGCAGAGGGATCAGGTTTATGAGAAGATCTCTCAGTACCTGCAGCTGAAGAACACCATACAGAGTCTACAG GAGGCGGGCTCTCAGCAGCTGAAGACGGATGTAGATCTCGGCTGTAACTTCTACGTTCAGGCTGAAGT TGAGGATCCATCCAGGATCTTTGTGGCGGTCGGTTACGGTTTCTTTGTGGAGATGACTCACGACGAGGCTCTGAGGTTCATCGACAAGAAGACGAGTCAGCTCACAGC CTTCACGGAGCAGCTCACAAAAGACTCCgccaaaataaaagccaacATCCGCATGGTGCTGGAG GGTTTGAGGGAGCTGCAGGGACTGACTGACCTGCCagagagcagaagaagagaCGTTTTCTAG
- the cdk20 gene encoding cyclin-dependent kinase 20 — MEQYTILGRIGEGAHGIVFKAKHTETGETVALKKVALRRLEDGIPNQALREIKALQEIEDNQHVVKLKDVFPHGTGFVLVFDFMLSDLSEVIRNSQRPLTHAQVKSYMMMLLKGVAFLHHNNIMHRDLKPANLLISSSGHLKIADFGLARLFSEHGERLYSHQVATRWYRAPELLYGARKYDEGVDLWAVGCIFGELLNSSPLFPGENDIEQLCCVLRVLGTPTQDSWPEIVELPDYNKITFKENPAIPLEEIVPDTSPQAIDLLYKFLVYPSKQRCSARQALLHPYFFSSPLPAHHSELPIPERAGRPPRQRLQAPPTDFSVDLPLQNSVVDPALLQGYAACL; from the exons ATGGAGCAGTACACTATTCTGGGTCGCATCGGAGAAGGCGCTCATGGTATCGTTTTCAAGGCCAAACACACTGAG ACAGGGGAGACGGTGGCTCTGAAGAAAGTGGCTCTGAGGAGGCTAGAGGACGGTATCCCAAACCAGGCACTGAGGGAGATTAAAGCACTGCAGGAGATCGAGGACAACCAGCAT GTGGTGAAGCTGAAGGACGTCTTTCCTCACGGCACGGGCTTCGTCCTGGTGTTCGACTTCATGCTGTCTGACCTCTCGGAGGTTATCAGGAACTCCCAGCGCCCTCTGACCCATGCGCAGGTGAAAAGTTACATGATGATGCTGCTGAAGGGCGTGGCCTTCCTGCATCATAACAACATCATGCACCGG gaCCTGAAACCAGCAAACCTCCTCATCAGCTCTTCAGGCCACCTGAAGATTGCAGACTTCGGTCTGGCCCGGCTGTTCAGCGAGCACGGAGAGAGGCTGTACAGCCACCAGGTGGCCACCAG gtggTACCGAGCTCCTGAGTTGCTGTACGGAGCCCGAAAGTACGATGAGGGAGTGGACCTGTG ggcgGTCGGCTGTATTTTTGGGGAGCTGTTGAACTCGTCTCCTCTGTTTCCTGGAGAGAACGACATCGAGCAGCTCTGCTGTGTCCTCAGAGTGTTGGGAACACCGACTCAGGACAGCTGGCct GAAATAGTGGAGTTGCCAGATTACAACAAAATTACCTTTAAGGAGAATCCAGCAATCCCATTGGAGGAAATCGTCCCTGACACGTCCCCTCAGGCCATCGACCTGCTCTATAAGTTCCTGGTGTATCCATCCAAACAGCGCTGCTCAGCCCGACAG GCTCTCCTCCATCCATACTTCTTCTCCTCTCCACTTCCTGCTCACCACTCGGAGCTGCCCATCCCCGAGAGGGCAGGCCGGCCCCCTCGCCAGCGCTTGCAGGCTCCACCCACTGACTTCTCAGTGGACCTACCCCTGCAGAACAGCGTAGTTGACCCTGCACTGTTACAGGGATACGCTGCCTGCCTTTGA